The DNA window GTTATTTCCAATGTGATTAATAACGGGATTATTTTGCGCCATTTTATTTTCgcatacaaaattattatttaggTAAATGTGTGAAGAAACCTCGTTTTGGTTCAGCTCTTTATCTGTTGAACTGTTCtctgttataattatattgcCTGTATTATCATCTCctattttttgtatgttaTTGTATTCTGTAAAGGTAGTATTAACTTCATCCGTTTTAGCGTtatcatatacatttatatttttatttaacatatgTATTCCCAATTTATTTGGTAACTTGTtgataatatcatttttttttcttaattcattttcatatttaattatagtaTCGTCTTTTCTACCATTTTCTAACTTAATcgtttctatttttttttttaaatttaaattctCTTTCATCAGACGGGTTATTATgcttaaatatttgtttaaaatatatttactatttaCCTTTTGATTAGTACTATAATCAAGAactatttcattatttattaatttcataaCATCGTTGTGTATTTTACTATCATACTTCTTACCCTCTATAACCTTTTCTTGGAGTTTTTTACTAACTATCACACTTgtctttttattcttatgcattctatttatacttttaagaTGGAAAAATCTCctattctaatttttttttattatgcaaTCCTTTTCAAGCAATCACTCGTCACTTCGTATgcatgcatgtacatatgtttgTACATATGTCTATGCATCTGCATTTATGGtttacattaaatatattgtatgcACATGATGTCTATGCATCTGCATTTATGGtttacattaaatatattgtatgcACATGTTACTATACTATCCCATTATAGCACTACATGTATacctacaaaaaaaaaaaaaaaaaagaactatTATTGAACCTGTCTATTCCTCGTAGGTCTTAACGTTTTATTAATGGTTGGGCATATCTGAGCACatgtaaacatatttatataaatatatatatatgtatataatgagCAGCTAAATCACAAGACAAGTAACTAGGGAATCTGTAGAAATGTTTCTGTAGTATTTTATCAAACGACTGAGCGAttacattttcttttctttttttttttttttttttgactgTGCACGTGTTAATGaagtcataaaaaaaatggctCTTCACAATTCATAgttaaaaattcatatatttttgtgaaatgataaatttaaaGGGGTtaggtaaaaatatttaagcaTATGGggaatgaaaatatatttaggtGGAATATaggggaagaaaaaaaaaaaaataaaaaaatatatatatatatatatatatatatataaagatgttatatatgatatatagtaaatataataaaaagtagttataataacaatgagtaattaaatgaaacaaaGAGACCGATATAATGTGAAAATAAACACTAAACAGTTTTTATAACTTAAACGAGaactataaataatgaaaaaataaagcatcTTTATAAaagatttctttttttttttttttacgagaaaatataaagaagagTAATGTAGAAAAcgcaaaatatttttcaagcgctttttttcttttaatttttgataaaCTGTTACTATTGctgcatatttatttgtttaattattgCTGTCtcgtttttttctttttttttttttttaagattgATTTATTACTACTAATTATATATCAGCACAACATACACCTATTCCAATGTGATTTTCGGGGGAATACGgtaaaatgatattatttatatttaaagaaaatttccTCATAACATTATAAACacctatatataattcaatcttattacataaatgataattattaGGGCATGATAAAATAGCACTATTAATATCACAATGAAAACAaccaaaataaataaaagacgGTTCTAATCCATTTAAGGTTAATGCTGCTTCACTCTGAATATGATCAATCCCTATGCTTAAGttgtaaatttttagttCATCAAGCAAAAATGGGAAATCACATGAATCTACTGAGTAAGGTGCACCccctatatatataggaaAGTCATTAGTTTTAGTTATTCCTGAAATGAAAACATTAAATTGCCATGCGTTTAAATGTATGTTAACTAAGCATAAACAGCAAATCATGTATATAAACGTACATGAATAAACaagtgtatatacatatatatatgtatatatttaaatatatatatacatgaatgCTTTATGGAGCGCATATGCAATTGTGTGTATTTATGTAACCTTCAGTCAAAAAACTTGAATCCAGAATTCCGTCAACAAACAGTCTTACGTGATTAATGTGTCTGACAActtatatagtaaaaaaaaaaaaaaaaaaaaaaaaaaaggtagaaaaaaaacaaaaagaacataATTATGTAGTTAAAATGAATGTATAAATTTAAGTTTCCATGTCTAACTCAATGCTACATACCTGAAATGTGATACCATTGATGACgctttaatttaaaattgcTCAGAAATTCTTCACCAgctaattaataataattttagtatTTCCTCATATGACTATGTAAAATCATGTGTGCCTTATATcacatttttacaaatatcaCAGAGAAAACATtaacatacacatatatatgtatgtacatatgtttatgCTTACAAAAATTGCTGAACTTAACATGGTATCATTCCACAGAAAAAAGACTCGTAAAAATGTGTCACAATATACCAATATAAAATGCAGCAATTTATGTTTGAAATATTTTGGGGATTTTAAATTACCTGAATTCGTACTAGACGAAGTACTTAAAACGATTTTTATCCTTCCAGTCTATgcgcaaaaataaaatattgttattttatgCGTGAAATGGTGCAAATATAGTGGGTATGTATGGATATGTATGGATATGTTTGGATATGTATGGGTATGTATGGGTATGTATGGGTATGCACGGGTATGTATGGATATGTATGGGTATGTATGGGTATGCACGGGTATGTATGGATATGTATGGGTATGTATGGGTATGTATGGGTATGCAcgagtatatatacatgttgaCATAAAACCCTCAAAGCTGATATTGAAATATAGTACAAGAAGAGGGattatatttgaaatatggagaaaaattgagaaaaagaaaataggaAGCTCTCAAAGACGGAAATCAGAACAactttttatgtttaaatatagtttttgtgttttttacTTTTGCGTTTATCATTATGGCTGGGGAAGATTCCTGAATCTTGTCTTTTATGATACCCTTTGTGAAATTTAAGCAGAACAAAATTTAGAAGTCGGTGAATATTACAACATTAataggaaaataaataaataaaagtaatataaagtaaaataaagtaaaaaataaaaaagtaatatagtgtaaaataaaatataataaaagagaaaagcACCTTGTGGATTATGGGGCAAAATTTTTCAtctgtattattttttctgcaTTATAAAGAGAGTATATAATTGAATATTTGTccttatatacgtatgtatacgcttgtatgtgtatggggttgtatatatatatgaataatgtaTTCTTtctttacatattttttctttgcaATAGTTGCCCAGTGCGATATTTTTCTTACACAGAAATCTCGTCTTccaacaaatatataaaaaaggtgTAAGTGAAATCTACACTTTTGAAAAATTCGTCCGAATggggtatatatatgtaattttttctgAACAAGGCAGAATTTCCAACACTTCCAAATCCGGTGGATGCAAAAAAATTTCCAAGTGCATGATTTCTATTACCCGTAGAATCAACTGCTGTTATGCTgtcaaaatttatatgtgcaGATATTCCTATCAACAGAAGGAATATGATTAATTCGAATATGcacaatttttttgataattataaatttagaaaaaagaaaaaacatattaaaaagtatcatttttttacCGTATGGCTTTGCTTCGggcaataatattttttgccCATTACTAATGCAAATAGCTGAATCAATTGCCACATCGCATTCGGGAAGACTAAGATTATCAATGTCACATTTAATTTgtgttttataataaaaatttaacaataaataccatattttaaaaacacgaaataacattttactgctatatgtgtatatttgtatatatgtatgtgtgtatttatttatgtatgtatgtaggtgtaaatttatgcatgtgtttatatgtatgagggcataagtatatttattcatgtaCGTAGATATACGAAtgtgtgtacgtatatatatgcatatatgagGTTCTAGTTGTagagaaaaaatgtaaattgtGATAATAAGACAACAGGGAGATGCACATTTACTCAAAAATTGAAAACGATATTGGCTTAGCTTATTAATAAAACTCCGTATGTGGACTTTATCTCTTccattactattttatttgtaattttttccttaatatgtatattattcaaTCGTagaatttaattaattttctaTGCTTTAACAACAGATGCAATTTTACATTATCCAAAATATGCATAATGATTATATCCTCCTAAagtgtaaattaaaaaaaaaaattttttttcttctgtaGTGACAACAGTGTATGTACATCGTATTATGTTTAATGAGGTtaggaaatgaaaaaaaaaaaaaaaaatactatataatatatattaaacgaCCTTAAAATTgcaataatgataatataaaattaatattatataagtctaatcatttttcaattttacgAAATGTGCAaacacttaaaaaaaaaaaaaatatatatatatatatatatatatataacgaaGTTGTTTCTGAAAGTATACTTCATTAATTAACAAatcattttcaaataaaacaGTTCATCATCTGTAATGGTGTAAATGGAACAAAATTTTCAAgagttatttttttcatattaaaaataattcttatatattaaaaacttaaaatataaaaaaataaaagaaaaaacatatatatattgtaatatattgaaTGTGCTATataatacgtatatataataaaattaaaatataacaacataaaataaaaaaatatggataaTATAACcaacacataaatatatattaacagcaataaaagaaaaatggtatttaaagaatatatatggtTTAAGGAAAGAACGTGTGTACTATTAACATAtaagaacaataaaaaatttgtgaTAACATTAAACATCTCTCCATCAGCAAGAGGTGCGTGCTTACAACGATTATTACTACCTCATCCACATACATAaagatacatatatgcataatacataaatttatgcatagtatataaatatatgcatagtatataaatatatgcatagtacataaataaatacatagtacataaataaatacatagttcataaataaatacatagtacacaaataaatacatagtacacaaataaatacatagtacataaatatatgtgtaataaAGTTATGCATGCATAACGCACATGTACATCCATTTGCTTATTTGTGCATGAGAATACTGACATTCGCTTCACTTTACTGGGTGAACCTTTAAtggaattttattttacttaattttacTAAACTTCGTTACATGCAATTTCATTCTATAACCTGCTTCATCTAATTAAGAGCTTCTTGCctatacacatgtatgtcTATATACGAAAAAACTTTTTTCAAAGGAATGTATTAACAATCGTAATATACGAAATTTGACCAAGGTACATTTCAGTTTgagtaaaaatgtatttttttgtcaAATGATCCTAAAATAAgtaatgattttttattttcttcaataTTATTTGAGTTGGTTTCGTTAGAGAATGGacatatataactttttaataGTTGAAAACACCTTATTTTGTAAccattatttataacatctataatatttccactttttatatcaaaaattAGAATATGAGAGCCATTTGTGCTATCTTCGGATGtgacataaatattattgccATTTATATCTACCTCTAAAGTTGGAAAAGAGAGTGAGTTTAATACACACCcgtatatttttcttataattgtttttttgattaatgaataaacaaatattatagaGGTATCTGTACATataactaatatatttttatttttgttatattctaAATTCAAGATGTTATACTTTTCTGTTGaatcaaataaatatattttattttctatattgaacgttttactatttataaaaagtatattattgCTATTTAGCATACTAACAACTATggtttctttattattataaatattactacCATTGCTGTTACTATTTCCGTAGTTATcgttattttcttttaccCATAAAACACTTGTTGGTATCTCAGGTAGTcctataactttttttttttcatatgtaacagattcttctattttatttacaattttttcataaataattaaatttttatcattagctattgaacaaaaaaaagcataatcatcattaaataaacactttattgaatatttattatgatattttaaCGTTTTCattatactaatatatatttgatctccttttatattattttttatttcatcaattgagttttttaattcaatatattttattaacatagatatgttgttcatatttatatgacatatataaacatccCCATGCATAGTtgatacaataaatatatcgtCCTTGTAATTAATATCTATAAACATTATTGGTGAGCCTAAGGATACgctatataattctttacaTAAGTGGACACATTcttctaaattattttcattatccCCCTTTTCATAAAGAGTTAGAAAAAGTTTCACATTACCATCTGCATAGCCTACTAAAATCAATATTggcaaaaaaattttaaaaaaaataatgttttcGAATCGCATGTTTTTGCAAGTATCcatattgtatatatctatgtatttaataactaatatatttgatgCTGCTTCTAAAGAAATATCTTCTCCATTATTAGCTTCATTCTTATTATCAACTgcattgttaatatatttaacttttaactttttaGAAA is part of the Plasmodium malariae genome assembly, chromosome: 14 genome and encodes:
- the PSOP17 gene encoding secreted ookinete protein, putative, whose product is MLFRVFKIWYLLLNFYYKTQIKCDIDNLSLPECDVAIDSAICISNGQKILLPEAKPYGISAHINFDSITAVDSTGNRNHALGNFFASTGFGSVGNSALFRKNYIYIPHSDEFFKSVDFTYTFFIYLLEDEISVKNNTDEKFCPIIHKGIIKDKIQESSPAIMINAKTGRIKIVLSTSSSTNSAGEEFLSNFKLKRHQWYHISVVRHINHVRLFVDGILDSSFLTEGITKTNDFPIYIGGAPYSVDSCDFPFLLDELKIYNLSIGIDHIQSEAALTLNGLEPSFIYFGCFHCDINSAILSCPNNYHLCNKIELYIGVYNVMRKFSLNINNIILPYSPENHIGIGVCCADI
- the PmUG01_14053700 gene encoding conserved Plasmodium protein, unknown function codes for the protein MKKEFAEYNKKFFRNIQFIYDFLDKIGMKSSLEELKKESKINYVKEYDKYIFEDATNYNSDDETNSNDCLNDNLSDELDIDYSFFIHTIDKMHNSILCKAIDNFESTLKQKNKSNININEDEKKDNICSEYNNFYLNNDYFPCCNKKEHSIKVGDNEIEKKKEEYNNCNEDNLEKENRNIQIYDKKNDKEGRSKENNNTIFNDSCVLRKIGEKVKDISALSRNNMKLPLDLNTKLHMDVTVTPHIDVEKKSSNEVKLTKEKRSINNFPYKFENENNSDMNNKKVKNCNLNDTKCRSNTNEDSTKQNSTEDIKKKSKLLKNETHNWDKYFTYEREISKKLKVKYINNAVDNKNEANNGEDISLEAASNILVIKYIDIYNMDTCKNMRFENIIFFKIFLPILILVGYADGNVKLFLTLYEKGDNENNLEECVHLCKELYSVSLGSPIMFIDINYKDDIFIVSTMHGDVYICHINMNNISMLIKYIELKNSIDEIKNNIKGDQIYISIMKTLKYHNKYSIKCLFNDDYAFFCSIANDKNLIIYEKIVNKIEESVTYEKKKVIGLPEIPTSVLWVKENNDNYGNSNSNGSNIYNNKETIVVSMLNSNNILFINSKTFNIENKIYLFDSTEKYNILNLEYNKNKNILVICTDTSIIFVYSLIKKTIIRKIYGCVLNSLSFPTLEVDINGNNIYVTSEDSTNGSHILIFDIKSGNIIDVINNGYKIRCFQLLKSYICPFSNETNSNNIEENKKSLLILGSFDKKIHFYSN